The DNA sequence ACGCACATAAGATGCAGAAGGTGTGGTCACCACACGTATAATGTAAGAACCAAGAGGTGCTCTCACTGTGGATTCCCTGCCCCAAGGATCAGATCCTATAGATGGGCAAAAGCCAAGTGAAGACTGTGCAGTTGTTGGGTTCAAGGGCAGGATAAATGCCTATGATCCCATAATAACTGCGCTTCGTACATTGCAGCATAGAGGTCAGGAATCCGCCGGTATGGCAGTTTTTGATGGAAAGAGAACTGTACTTAAAAAAGGTCGAGGTTTAGTAACCGATGTTTTCAATCCTTCAATGGATAACATTCAGGGCAAGGTGGGTGTTGGCCACACAAGATATTCGACCGCAGGTTCCAAGGATGTGACAGACGCCGGTCCATTTGTGATAAACTCCCAGGTTGGGTTCATCTCATTATCTCACAATGGAGAGATAGTCAATGCGGAAGAGCTCAAAGATGAGATGAAAAGGGAAGGTGTCAATTTCCAGAGTGATTCTGATACAGAAGTTCTCCTAGCAGAACTGTCAAGAAACATATCAAAATACGGACTGAAGCAGGGCTTCGAGGTATCAATGAACACGCTGCGAGGCGCCTACGCGTGCGCAGTTGGAATAAACGACAGACTCTTTGCCATGCGAGATCCCAATGGAATAAGGCCCCTTGTCATAGGAAAGAACTCCGACGGCTACATAATTGCCAGTGAGAGCTGCGCGATCGACGCTCTTGAGGGTACGCTGATAAGAAATGTTGAACCTGGAGAGGTTGTAGAGCTCACCGAAGATGGCCCGAAGACAATAGCGCTGCATAGCGGAGAGAAAAGAGCGCACTGTATGTTCGAATATGTCTATTTCTCGAGGCCAGACAGTACCATAGACGGAATAAATGTGTACATGGCCAGAGTGAAGATGGGGATGATGCTTGCTGAGGAAAGCCCGGTGCAGGCCGATCTCGTAATTCCTGTTCCAGATTCTGGAAGATCACAGGCCATAGGCTATTCCATGCAGTCAGGCATCCCTTATGCTGAGGGCCTTATGAAGAACAGGTACTCCGAGAGGACGTTCATAATGCCGACGCAAAGCGACAGAAAGTCCGCTGTCAGGTTGAAGCTGAATCCTGTGAGAGAGGTCATAAGCGGAAAGAAGGTTGTGCTGGTTGATGACAGCATAGTGAGGGGCAACACCATGCGGTTCATAGTCAGCCTGATGAGGAAGTATGGCGCCAGAGAGGTTCATGTTCGCATAGGTTCACCTCACATCGTTGCGCCTTGCTATTTCGGAGTTGATATGAAGACAAAGGATCAGTTCATAGCTCGCGGAAAGACTGACGAGGAAATAAACAGGGAGATAGGAGCAGATTCCTTGGCATTCCTCTCAATCGATGGACTGAAAAAAGCCATAGGTTTGGATGAAAACCATCTCTGCCTTGGATGCTTAACAGGCATATATCCAATAGATATCTCAAAGAAGATAGCAGAAAAGATCACGCAGTATTAGATTCATTTCTTCGCCTTTTTTATCTCATCCTCGATCTTCTCGCGTATCGATTTTGTGTCTATCCGTGTTCCAAGCAGATCCGATCTAGCAGCTATAGCAACCTTATTGGCTATGATCCTTGCTATCTTTCCCCTCGCCTTAGGATTTATGGCAGACAGGCCTGGAAATTTGAATATAACACCATACTTTGGATTCTTCCTCCCATGGCCGAGGGCTTGAAACAGTGCCTTCTCTGCTCCAAGCATCTGTATGGAACTGCTCGGCATAAAGGCAAGACGCCTCAGACCGCGTGATCTCTCAAGAAGATCCATCGCCAACTTGGGACCCACAAGATCCGTCGTATTAGGCATGATCTCCCTTATTCTCAACCTGATGCTGTCATCGATCTGGGATCTGAAATCGCAGAGATCCGATCCCTTCCTGAATATGGTGGATATATCATCGATCGATGATCCGTTCCTGAAGAACTGGCAGGGATCTCCAGATGTGTTTATCCGGTATGGTATCGAGAATGGAAGACACTTCTCATAATATTTATTTATCATCTCGTCCAGAGCGTTTCTTATAGAAGCCACCTTTATCAGTGCCTGGTCTGGGGTGAACTCTTCCCTTATCCTTTCCTTTCCATACTCTATCAGCAGCCTTCTCAGATCTGGCTTCTCCCCTGTCCCGTTCAGTTCTGGTATTTTTCCCTCTCTCAGTTCTTTGAATATCCTTATGTAATCCTGATCCAGATCTTTGAACAGCCTCTTCCCGCTGCCGTACCACATTATTCTTTCCATCGTCAGCCTCCAGAAATATATGATCGAAATCCACTACTTTCATAAAGATGTTGTCAGAGCTACACATCGCTATGCCGGTTCCAACCAGATCGTTGTCCTCGGAGATGACAGCCACACGATCTCCCTTTCTGAATTTTCCATTGATTATCTTTATGCCACCAGCATACAGATCTGAACCATGCGCTATATTCTTCATCGCGCTCCTCTTGACCACTATCTTGGGATGATCCCTGAAGGCATAGGTCATATCCAGAATATGATCGCGTAGGGCCGCGTCTTCGCCGTTCCTGGCAAGATCGACCATGGCCGATAGATCCTGCAGGGTTATGCATTTGTCCTCTGTGAAAGGTCCTGTGGATATTCTGCGCAGATCGACCATCTGTCCTCCTTTGCCCGAAACATACCCTATGTCGGTGCACAGAGTACGTATATAGGTCCCAGACTCGCATTTGACGTGAAAGAGTACTATCTTCTCCTTCTTTTCAAGCAGATCAAGGGAGTATATCGTCTTCACCCTCAGATTTCTCGCAACCGCGCTTCGGACGGGTGGAAGCTGGTATATCTTACCAGTAAATTTTCTGAAATAGTATTTTACCTCATCTTCGGTTATGTCCTCATAGAAACGCATCACGCCCACATACTCCTTTGGGCTTTCATGCACCACATCCACAAGCCGTACTGCTTTTCCTATGGCCATGGTCAGTACACCGGTGACATTTGGATCCAGCGTTCCTATATGGGCAACCTTCTCTATTCCCATCAGATCCCTAACCCAGTAATCAACCTGATGACTGGTTGGCCCCTGTGGCTTATCGATAACTATGAAACCATTGATCTTGGAAAAGTCCAAAGACATCGCCTGCTTATCATACCTACGTATTTAAGTTAGAATGATGATCAGCTTAACCTTGGAGTAAATATCTCCTTCCTTGACATCTCATCTATCCTATTTGCTATATGAACGGCTATTTCATTAGGCTTCATAAATTCGGTGTTCACCACTATATCGTATATCGATAGATCGTCTATGTCTATACCGTATAGTTTCCTGTATCTCTCCTTCTCCGATCTTTCCCGCTTATCCATGAGGCTTCTGGCACTGTCTATATCTATATTTTCTCTCCCGGCAAAGCGTACAAGCCTTGTATAATAGGTAGCATAGAGAAATACCCTGAACGCTGTTATACCGTTCATATATGATATCCAGCCTGCCAGACGCCCCTCCACAATTATGTTATCGTTCTGCATCATGAGGGCTTTCTGAGTCTCATCTGTATAGTAATCCGCCTCAGGATGCGTTTCTGAATAAATATTGAAGTCCTCTATGCTCATGCCCATCTTCTTTGCAGTTTCTCTGAAAAATGTTCCCGATGAGTATACAGTATAACCGGTTATCTTTGAGAGCTCCTTGCTCACAGTTGATTTTCCGCTGCCTATCTTTCCGGCAATTGTTATCCTCATCTACGTCACTGATCAATCTACCGTTTTTGATGGGGCCATTCTGCTTAACTTTCTGAGCTTGAAGCTGAAGTCCACATACTTCATGACCATGGTCACAAAGTATGAAACGACAAGCTCGGTCAGGAAATACATGAATATCCAGTATGGCATTATCCAGAAATGCGCTGTAGTTATGTTTATGTTGAAGTCCCAGGGAAAGGCAACGTAGTTGTAGGGAAGGTTTCCTACAAAAACGAAAAGCCAGGCATAGAACAGGATCGTCACAACACTGATGACCATGAGGGGCTTCATGGTGTTCATTGAGAGCTGATACTGATCCATGGACATCTGCATCCTCATGCTGTTCAGCTTGTTTATCTTCTTCATATCACGCTCTCTGTAAGCCTCCCTTATGGCATCGTTGAATGCCTTCATAGTGTTCTGCATCTTGCCCATCTTAACCCAGTCAGTGAAGAAATACCTGGGTATGGATAGAATTATACCTATTATCACGCCGGTGAGTATGATCGTAAGAACTGGATATCTGTAACCGAAGCCGATTGAGGGGATGAGTGCAAAATTTAACAGTTTTCCGACAGCATCCCTGGATGAAGGCGTTATAACCAGAAACAGCGAGCCGAGCATGACGACCATGTAAATCATCTGGAAGGTCATCATCTTCTTCATCGCTTCCTGCTGTTCCTTAGGATACTGTTCAGTCAACTGCTATCACCTTTATTATATCCTGAGCTGCTTTATCTGGTTTTCCTTCTTCGTTAGTGATTATCTTTACGGTAGCTCCGCTGAAGATGGAATATGCTGCAGCAAATGCCCTGTTGATCTCCTGATGCTCCCTTATGCTCTCCAGAGAGTCTTCGTCCCTGGATCTCGTTGGATCGTTCTGTCTTCTCTTAAGGATCAGATCTGGGGGTGCCTCAATTATGATATACACGGATGCATTTATCTCTCTAAGCACCCATTCTGGTAATCCTGGTAGATATCCGAATGGCGTTTTGATGGACATATGTGTGTCAACTATTACGTCATTCATCTTGCCTATCTCAGTACCAGCATTCTTTTGCAGGTCTATCTGAATTTCCCTCGATAGCTTGCGCATCTGATCCCTGTTCTCGACCAGGCCTCTCTTTTTTGCCAGCTCAAACATGAGGGTGCCGTAATTCACTATCTTTATCCCGGTTTGCTTGCTCACTATGTCCAGCACAGTGGTCTTACCAACCCCTGCCACACCAGTAATTACTGATCGCATTTAACCACCAACGAAGAACTGCCTTATCACAGGATGCATCTCCATGAGTTGCTCCCTGCCCATAGCCTCATAGAACTGTATGATTATACCAACTGCCAGAAGCAAGCCCGTACCGCTCGTGTCGCCCACAGTACCTATCAAGTTAGCTCCAGCTGCCAGCAGTCCAACCACCGCACCGCTGAATATGGTTATAGCGGGTATGTATTTTTTGAGGACACGCTCCATAACCCTTGGATCCCTTCTGAACCCAGGTATCTGCATACCGCTGGCCTGTATCTGCTTCGCTACCGAAGAGGCGCCCATATTGGTTGTTTCGATCCAGAATATGGCAAACAATACGCTGAAGCCAACCATGAAGGCTGTGAACACTATTATGTGTATTGCCTCCTGCAGAGGGGTGTGCCCAAGCAGAATATTCTGATATCCTGACGGCTGAAGAATTGGAAACAGCCAGTCGGATAGGCCGTTAGGCGAGAAGAGATAGTATGCAAGCCCACCCGTTGGGGTTGTTGCCGATATATTCAGCGCAGTGGCCTGCGCAGTTGTAGGATAGGAACCTAGCAACGGATTGTGACCAAGTATTGGCACCTTGCTCAGTACCGGGCTGCTCCAGAACAGCAGGGTCCACATTGATACGTTGGCCAGGAGTGCTGTAGCAAGTATCACCGGTATATTCGACGCATAGAGAAGCTGAAGTGGGTATCTTCCTCTTGCTCCCCTGACCCTCTCATGCGATATCGGAAGTTCGATCTTGCTGCTCTGGAAATAGGCCACTAGGAAGAATATCAGCAGCGTGCCCAGAACAGCTATCATTGGGTTCGGAGGTGAGAACAGGATCTGCACTACGCCGTTTGTAAGCAGATAAGATGAGGATGAATGCATTATTATGTAGAACATCTTTGGAAAAGCACCGGCTGGTGGATTGGTGAGAGAGTATGTAAGAGCGTTGTTAAGTGCCTGCCAGTTGAACGCGCCGATGAATAGCTGCTCTGAAACGTCAGCGGCTATGAAGAGCGATATACCAGATCCTATCCCGTATTTGGAAACGACCTCATCCATGAGGAATACAAGGTATGAACCGAAGAAGAGCTGAAGTATGATTATGGTCTGAGCAAGAAACTCACCATATCCCGGGAACACGGCGTTTATTGAGTTCACTACCTTTGTGTCAGGAACCAGATAACCAAATGCCTGCGGGATGGCCTCTACGAAGATCATTATTATTACAAGGAGTTTCTGTACGCCCTGATATATGGCCTTATCCTCGGCATTCTGAAGATCAAGATTGAATATCTTAGCTCCCACGAAAAGCTGCATCACTATGCTTGCGGTAACTATCGGGCCAATACCTAGATCCATCAGAGAACCAGAAGCTCCGGCAAATATCTCTCTGAATGATGCAAAGACGTCTATAGTCTGTGCTGTGTTCAAACCGTATATGTATATATTGCTCAACGCAAAGTATAGGACAACTATGAGCGCTGTCCATGCCATCTTATATTTGAACTCTACATGGCCCTTGGCCTTCTTGACCGCAGGTAGCTTTGCGGTGAGGTCTTCCAGCCCATATAACTTGCTCTTCTTTGGGCCGGTATAGCTTGCAACCAGATACGTTATATAGAAGAGTGGTGCTATTATAAATCCAGCTATTGCAAGCTTGATGTACCCCAGATGACCGAAGTACCAGAATGCGACCATTATGATCGCATATACGACTATGAGGGGGAAAACAACTGAGTTATTACGCTGAGCTTCCGTCATTTTCGATCTTCGAACCTATAGCTGAAAGCTTACTTATTGCTTTTTCGGTTGCCTTGTCAATGATGATCGTTGACTTGACCGTGAAATTGCCGTTACCAAGCAATTTATCGTAACCTGCGGACTTAAGATCGACTATCACTTCGCCATTTTCTTCCCTGACGAAACCGTCTCTCTTAAGACTCTCGTACATGTATTCTATGTCACCAAGGTTGATTGGTACCTCTACCTGAGATATGTGATGGCTAGTGAAACCCTTTCCTCCAAAGTGAAGTGGATCGTATTTCACCATCCATATCCATTTATGCTTTCCCATACCTGCGTTTCCGCTTCCTCCCTTCTTTCCCTTTCCACGACCTGCCTTGAATCCGCGTCCGTAATGGCCGCCACGGAGCTTCTTAGTTCTCTCTCTTACCATTCAGATCCACCCCTGATACTATCATCTTTCTGATCAACCTGTTGATATCGGATCCCCTGTATCCAGAAGACCCACCACTTCTGTATGACTTCCTTATGGCCTCATATCCACCCTTTGGTGGATTCAATCTGATGACAGGGACAGCATCCGCTATATCGGATGGCTTTACCTTCCCATCTATGAGCGCCTGTGCCAGATCCCTGTAGGATGCAAATCCAGTCTTCTCTTTAAGTTCCTCTTCCGTGAGATGTCTGCGCCCTTTAAAGAGAAGTCTGTTCTTCAGCAGAATCTCTAGCGTATCAACGTCTATCTCGCCCCATGTAACGTAATCCTTGACCTTCTGAAGCATACCCTTGACCACCTCATCCTCATTCAGCAGGACAAGGTGATTTATCCGGTTAAGCCGCATCAGATGCGCAGTATCGGCAATATCCTGCTTTATTCCAGTTCTGCCTCTAATCCTTATGGCCGCTAACATTTATAACACTCCCCGAATATATAGGTGTCGACAATACAATGCCAGGATTGATTCTGACCTTTGACGTTTCCTTCAGCGCGTTATATACCGCTAGAGCATAATTCACCGTTGTCTTGGTGTGACCGGACGCGAACCCCCATGCGTCCTCTATGCCTGCGATGCTGAGTATAGTTCTTGCAACATCGCCAACCGCAAGCCCGACGCCTCTCGGAGCAGGTTTCAGCGTTATCCTGACGGATCCTGATTTGCCCTGAACCAGAAATGGCAAGGTGTGCGCTCTACCGCATCCACATTCCCAGGAACCGCAACCCCTCCTTATCTCCATTATATTGAGCTTCGCATTGATCAGCGCCTTTCTGATTGCCGGAGCAGCCTCCTTGGACCTTCCTATTCCAAGGCCAACGTATCCATCTCCGTTGCCCACAACAACGGTTATCGAATAAGTCATCCTTCTTCCGGAGTCGGTCATCCTCTGCGCCCTTTTGATATCTATAACCTCATCCTTAAGGTTAGGGAGCAGATAGTCTACTATCTCGTACTCCTTCAGCGGAAGCTTGCTCCTGAGGGCTTCCCCCATGGTCTTTATTTGACCAGATGCCACAAGCTTACCCAGCTGTGTCTTAGGAATCCATTCATCACTCATGCTTTTTCCTCCATTTTCTTGAAGTTCTTAACAACTTCTGACATCTTCAACGGAGACTTGAGGTGCTTTCCATCGATCCTCTTCTTGTCTGGAAAAACGTCCTCTCCATGCGGAACCTCTACGCCTGCGTCTATGAAGCCTTTCAGACAGGCGGAGATCCTTCCACCTTTTCTGAATTTTCTTCTGCCGGTGTCCAGTACAGCTGTCTCAACGCCGTTCTTCTCAGCTTCAATACCAGCTATGTAACCGACCAGGTAGCATACCTGAATATTGTTTCCCCTGAGATCGACACCGTACTTGGCCAGCGATTTGTCTGTAACTGTGAACAGTATTCTGTCTCCAACATCAGAATACTCTGCAAGCTGGGCTATGACACCCTTTCCGGTTATTCGAACTATGAACCTCCTCTCCCTTGATTTGAGTAACTTGAGCCTCTTCGAATAATCTGTAATTCCTGCCTCTTTTCTCTTGAACACCATGGATATCACTCACCAACTAAACCTGCACTTTTAAGATGGGACAGAAGCTGAGATCTGGATCTTATAGATCCGCTCTTTATGAATCTGTAGTACTTCCTGTAGGTTTCTTTTGTTATTTTTCCATCATTCTTGAGGGTTCTGAGTTCATCCCTGAGGGCCCTTATCGTGTCTATCCAGCGCTCCTTGCGTGGATATCTTGCGTACCTCGTTCCCCTGATGGAACCTGGACCTCTTCTCCTGTCCTTGGATAGTTGCTTTATCCTCTTCTTCAGTCTTCCATTGGATATTCCTTTCTTCTGCTTGATCTTTATAACATCCTGCTTCATCAGGGCCATTATATCCTGCCTTGTGGCAGCTTCCATCACTCTGTCAACCTTATTTGTATCGATGTATACCCTGGAAACACCGACACCTTTCATATCGGCCACAATTCTCTTCACACTGTCTGATCTCATGAATTTCACCTTCCGTTGAGCACCTTAAGGTTGAGCTCTTCCGACCTTTTCATTATTTCCTGCCTCTTGCGGGAGCCAACGCTTGATGCTATCCTTACTGCCTGATACTTGGGGTCTATGGCCTCCAGTTCTTTAACGTTGTGCACCAGCACCTCATGGTATCCTGATGGATGCATGCCCCTGACTGCAGCGGGAGATCTGAATCCAGCATCAACGACGGGTGGCCTTCTTGCAAGATGCTCTCTCAATTTTGAGTGTTTTCCCCTGGGTTTCCGCCATGCATCACCGAGCTTCTTGTACCTGAACCATTCCTGCCGGTGGAACTCCACTCTCTTTCTGGCCATCAAATTCTTGATCTTTAGCAATCTGCGCTGATTCTCATCAAGTGATCTGTTCATCTCATTCACCCTTGGAAATGAGGTATATACCATCCTGAAAAACCCTTGGGTCAAAACCCTTGATTATGGTTGATCTTTCTATATTTGCTGCTGTCTCACCGACATCCTTCTTTGATACTCCTGAAATGTAGACGCGATCTCCTTTGACCGTGACCGTTGTGTCGCCGACTATCTCAGCAGTTCTCGGAGATCGTTCTCCGAAGAAGTTTTCTATGACCACTGTCTTTCCTTTAACGGAGACTCTCATAGGGAAATGGCTGTAATCGATCTTCATCTCATACTGGAAGCCATCCTTCAACCCCTTTATCATGTTTTTGATCTCAGAAGCCCATGTTCCTACTATTCCTCTTACCATTGAATTATCCTTGCTTGAATATATCTTTATGGCATTTCCTTCCTTTGCTATTCTGACGTAATTGTTTGCAAAGTCTTTCGAAATGGTTTTACCACCATAAGACATCGTGATGTTTGTCCCAGAAACAGTTGCCGTAAAGCCTTCTGGGATATCTATGGATCTAGCTTCCTTCCAGTTTATCATTTTTTACACCTCAGTATACGTAGGCCAGAAGTTTACCCCCGATTCCAAGCTTTCTTGCCTCGATATTGCTCATCACACCTTTGGTTGTGGTGAGTATGAGTATACCGAAATCCTCGGCAGGTAGGTATCTGGCCTCATACTTCTCAAGATTCTTGTTCTTAACTGGGAACCTTGGCTTAATGACACCACAGTTATTTATAGTTGTGTTCAGAACAATTCTGAATTTACCGCCCCTGCTTTCATCTATGACCTCGAAGCTCTTGATGTAGTTGTAATCCTGCATAACCTTGAGTACCTTGCCTATCAACTTCGCTGCGGGTTCAGCAACTATCTCTCTCTTTCCCAGCCTCGAAGCGTTCTTTATCGAATTTATGACATCGTTCAATGTATCATTTTTCATCTGGACACCTCAGCTATATTTCTCAAATCCCAACTGTCTTGCCGTCTCCCTAAAGCACTGTCTGCACAGGTGCAGGCCATACCTTCTTACAATGCCTCTCTTCCTACCGCATCTGACACAACCATCAATATGCCCGTACTTTTTCTTTGGTTTAAGTTTTACCTGAGACAAAATTTCACCTCACCACTGTAACCTTGAAGTTCTTCTGCAGGAACTCCTGTGCTTCTTCCTTCTTTATCCTTATGCTGTTCGGTACCGTTCTTGCAGCGATCCTTCTTCTCTCTATTCTGTATCCGCCCCGTCTCTTGAATACGATGGCGACATCCATTCCAAATATACCTATATCAGGATCGTACTTCATTCCCTTGAAATCAGTATAATCAGATATACCAAAGTACGCATTTCCGTGTTTGTCGAATGAGTAATCTGTTATCTTGTAGTCCTTCACATAGAAAGCCCTGTTCAGGAATTCCATTGCATCCTTCTTCCTGAGCGTCACCTTTACACCTATGGGCAATCTCTTTCTTATGTTGAAATCACGTACGCTCTTCTTTGCAAGAGTGTTAGTTGCCTTATGGCCTGTAAGCATCTCCAGGACCTTTGCAGCCTTCGTAAGGCGATCACCTGCCTGTCCGACACCTATGTTTACGACGACCTTGTCTATGATGATCTCCTCCATAGGATTCATGGGATCACCTCTTCAGGATTTATTGCGAAGGAGAACTTCGAACTGCTCACCATGAATACATGATCCTTTATGGTGGAGAAGCCTTCCTGGAAGTGTACCAGATTCGCAGAAGATCCCTCCTTGACCTCTATCTTGCTTATTGTACCTATCTGGTTGACATGGGATCCAGCCGTAAGATAGGCCTTGTTACCTGGCTGCATCTTTATTATTTCCTTTATCTGTATGTCCGGAATGGAAACTACCAGCACGTCCCCTACCTTGATGCTCTTATCATCTGTCATTATCGTCCTTCCATCGTGAGTTCCTATCTGTATCCTGTTTCCAGGAGCTACGACCTTGGTCTTCACTTTGAGCAGCTTGATTCCAGATCTTTCCTTATCCTCCTTCATCAGTACAAGCGCGCCCTGATCATTGTATATCACTCTGAAGAATTCGTTATTGATCTCCACGACATCCATGAATCCGACTGCGAATTTCTTCTGCCTAACCACCTTTCCGTCCACCTTGACAAGTCCGTTCGCCAGTATTCTGGCAGCTTCACGTTCCTTGTCTGATAGACCGAGATAGTCTCTAATTATCGATAGCAAGGTTACCGACTGGTCCTTGGGATGCATGCCCGGATTTGGGGTTGGACCCCAGAAGAAGATCTTCCTAGGGATCTTCACCTGCCTTGATACCATCAGCCTCTTAGTTCTGTTTATCATCCTCATCAACCTCCGCTTTTTCCTCCGCTACTGGCTCTTCTCCGGTTTCCTCCGGTTCAGCCTTCTCCTCCTGCTTGGTCTCGGCAGGTTCCGGTTCTGGCGTCTCTACCACTATGTTCTTCCTGGCAGCCAGCGATTTGATCTTATCGAATCTGTCACCGCGAGACAGATCCAGATGAGTGATCTGAAGCTTTTCTGGCTGGATACCGAAGCCCTTCTGTTTTCCATCAGCCTTTGCTATGGTTATGCCTTCAACCACAACCAAGCCGGCGGCATGATCCACCTCTGCGACCTTGCCGCCCTCCCCCCTCTTTGATCCACTAATGACCTTGACAACATCGCCCTTAATCACAGGGAACGAACGGATTCCATATTTCTTTCTCAGATCCTTGCTGAGAGATACCTCCATCTTTCTGTACATTAGCGATCACCTTAAACTATAATGGATGCTATGGCCGCTATTCTTGGCCATCTTTCGGCTGCTTCCCTGGCCACAGGCCCCTTGATCTCAGAACCACGTACCTCGCCATCAGGCGTCACCAGAACAGCCGCATTATCCTCAAACTGCACCATCGTACCATCAGGTCTCCGATAGGGACGCTTCTGCCTGATGACAACTGCGTACACAACCTTTGATCTCATCTCAGGAGTGCCCTTCTTAACGCTAGCCATGAACATATCGCCCACACCAGCTGCAGGTATCCTTCTTGCCTTTCCGTGCCATGCCTTGACATCTATAAGGCTTATAGATCTGGCTCCCGTATTGTCAGCGCATGTTATATTCGCACCAAGCGGCAATCCCCTTGTCTGTCTGCCTGCTATTCCCTTCATTGGTTCACCTTCTCAACAATTACGAAAGAAATCGTTTTGGCCAATTTCCTGCATTCGGCAAACCTCACGGTGTCTCCCGGTTTGATCTTAATGCAGTCAGGAACATGAACGTGATATTTTTTTATCTTTGTTGCCTTTCTTTCATATTTTGGAATGTACTGCTGGTATTCCCTGGCAACGACCGCACTCTTGGTCATATTTGCTGACACAACTCTGCCTACTAGTACCTGACCCCTTACAGACAGCTTCCCATGATATGGGCAGTGCGGATCGTTGCATTCATTTTCTGGCGCTTTGACGTCGAGTCCTATATTACGTGTATACATCTTCTTACCTCCTAAGATCTCTCAATATTCTTCGATATTCCTTCAGCCTGTCTTCAGGCCGCATATTTATCAGATCTCCATCAACATACCGATCATTAATCTTGAATCTCCTCAGATGCTTCGCTATCTTTATTCTTCTCCCGCCGGTATCTATTTCCAACATGTTCTTAGTTTCGAAACTGACCAGGCCTTTCTTTCCTATTTCAGTCCTGTTAGGGCTGTCGATCACCGAAATATCCATTCCAGTGAATTCGTCGAAATAGATCATCTCATTCCACGCTCGCTTTGAATCCCATGTCTTCGAGGTATTTTTTGACCTCTTGCCTATGGTCTCCCTGGAGTTCAATTATCTTTCCCTCTTTCACTGTACCGCCTGAGGCTACCTTCTTCTTTAGCTCTTTGGCTATCTTTTCAATGTCCTCTGTCTTTGGATCTATGCCTTCTATTATGGTGACGAATTTTCCATACCTTCTCTTGTCAACCATTATCTTAACGGCCTGCGTTTCTCTTCCGAATCCTTCCCAAGGCTGTAACTCCTTGGGCATGCCGGTGAAATTTTTATCCTTCAT is a window from the Thermoplasma sp. Kam2015 genome containing:
- a CDS encoding DUF106 domain-containing protein encodes the protein MTEQYPKEQQEAMKKMMTFQMIYMVVMLGSLFLVITPSSRDAVGKLLNFALIPSIGFGYRYPVLTIILTGVIIGIILSIPRYFFTDWVKMGKMQNTMKAFNDAIREAYRERDMKKINKLNSMRMQMSMDQYQLSMNTMKPLMVISVVTILFYAWLFVFVGNLPYNYVAFPWDFNINITTAHFWIMPYWIFMYFLTELVVSYFVTMVMKYVDFSFKLRKLSRMAPSKTVD
- the purF gene encoding amidophosphoribosyltransferase, which encodes MDSLPQGSDPIDGQKPSEDCAVVGFKGRINAYDPIITALRTLQHRGQESAGMAVFDGKRTVLKKGRGLVTDVFNPSMDNIQGKVGVGHTRYSTAGSKDVTDAGPFVINSQVGFISLSHNGEIVNAEELKDEMKREGVNFQSDSDTEVLLAELSRNISKYGLKQGFEVSMNTLRGAYACAVGINDRLFAMRDPNGIRPLVIGKNSDGYIIASESCAIDALEGTLIRNVEPGEVVELTEDGPKTIALHSGEKRAHCMFEYVYFSRPDSTIDGINVYMARVKMGMMLAEESPVQADLVIPVPDSGRSQAIGYSMQSGIPYAEGLMKNRYSERTFIMPTQSDRKSAVRLKLNPVREVISGKKVVLVDDSIVRGNTMRFIVSLMRKYGAREVHVRIGSPHIVAPCYFGVDMKTKDQFIARGKTDEEINREIGADSLAFLSIDGLKKAIGLDENHLCLGCLTGIYPIDISKKIAEKITQY
- a CDS encoding RNA-guided pseudouridylation complex pseudouridine synthase subunit Cbf5, whose amino-acid sequence is MSLDFSKINGFIVIDKPQGPTSHQVDYWVRDLMGIEKVAHIGTLDPNVTGVLTMAIGKAVRLVDVVHESPKEYVGVMRFYEDITEDEVKYYFRKFTGKIYQLPPVRSAVARNLRVKTIYSLDLLEKKEKIVLFHVKCESGTYIRTLCTDIGYVSGKGGQMVDLRRISTGPFTEDKCITLQDLSAMVDLARNGEDAALRDHILDMTYAFRDHPKIVVKRSAMKNIAHGSDLYAGGIKIINGKFRKGDRVAVISEDNDLVGTGIAMCSSDNIFMKVVDFDHIFLEADDGKNNVVRQREEAVQRSGSGLHKDIQRTERGKNTRTERDRGEARSEKAADRVWKGKDKGRVHPRPGTDKGGFYKKRSGRDDK
- a CDS encoding 50S ribosomal protein L37e; translated protein: MSNGTAVMGKINNKKTHIRCRRCGHHTYNVRTKRCSHCGFPAPRIRSYRWAKAK
- a CDS encoding adenylate kinase; its protein translation is MRSVITGVAGVGKTTVLDIVSKQTGIKIVNYGTLMFELAKKRGLVENRDQMRKLSREIQIDLQKNAGTEIGKMNDVIVDTHMSIKTPFGYLPGLPEWVLREINASVYIIIEAPPDLILKRRQNDPTRSRDEDSLESIREHQEINRAFAAAYSIFSGATVKIITNEEGKPDKAAQDIIKVIAVD
- a CDS encoding NOP5/NOP56 family protein, encoding MASIRNALDEMINKYYEKCLPFSIPYRINTSGDPCQFFRNGSSIDDISTIFRKGSDLCDFRSQIDDSIRLRIREIMPNTTDLVGPKLAMDLLERSRGLRRLAFMPSSSIQMLGAEKALFQALGHGRKNPKYGVIFKFPGLSAINPKARGKIARIIANKVAIAARSDLLGTRIDTKSIREKIEDEIKKAKK
- the cmk gene encoding (d)CMP kinase gives rise to the protein MRITIAGKIGSGKSTVSKELSKITGYTVYSSGTFFRETAKKMGMSIEDFNIYSETHPEADYYTDETQKALMMQNDNIIVEGRLAGWISYMNGITAFRVFLYATYYTRLVRFAGRENIDIDSARSLMDKRERSEKERYRKLYGIDIDDLSIYDIVVNTEFMKPNEIAVHIANRIDEMSRKEIFTPRLS